The Agromyces mariniharenae genome includes a window with the following:
- a CDS encoding hemerythrin domain-containing protein, which translates to MPATALPSSGDRPAASGPPVKTCDASGMADIHRMFRAGFGEGRMLVEAVPEGDAAQADLVGDHLDMLSVGLHAHHEGEDTMLWDPLEQRAPSCAAHIERMKQQHAALLVHLTAMDDALPAWRTSGRSADAEDVLAALDGINAALAAHLPDEEANIVPVMETVITQSEVDALSEHGRKSTPKGKAFLQLGAILAAQPDGGAEWQRKHLPPPVRLLWRWFGRPKYEAHRTALVKA; encoded by the coding sequence ATGCCAGCGACCGCGCTGCCCTCGAGCGGAGACCGACCCGCGGCATCCGGCCCGCCCGTGAAGACCTGCGACGCGAGCGGAATGGCGGACATCCACCGAATGTTCCGCGCGGGGTTCGGCGAGGGGCGGATGCTCGTGGAGGCCGTGCCCGAGGGCGACGCGGCGCAGGCCGACCTCGTCGGCGACCACCTCGACATGCTCTCCGTCGGGCTGCACGCGCACCACGAGGGCGAGGACACCATGCTCTGGGATCCGCTCGAGCAGCGCGCGCCGTCGTGCGCCGCGCACATCGAGCGCATGAAGCAGCAGCACGCCGCCCTGCTCGTGCACCTCACGGCGATGGACGACGCGCTGCCGGCCTGGCGGACGAGCGGGCGATCGGCGGATGCCGAGGACGTGCTCGCCGCGCTCGACGGCATCAATGCCGCGCTCGCCGCGCACCTGCCCGACGAGGAGGCGAACATCGTTCCGGTCATGGAGACGGTGATCACGCAGTCCGAGGTCGACGCGCTCTCGGAGCACGGCCGCAAGTCGACGCCGAAGGGCAAGGCGTTCCTGCAGCTCGGCGCGATCCTCGCCGCGCAGCCCGACGGCGGGGCCGAGTGGCAGCGCAAGCACCTGCCGCCGCCGGTGCGCCTCCTCTGGCGATGGTTCGGGCGGCCGAAGTACGAGGCGCACCGCACGGCGCTCGTGAAGGCGTAG
- a CDS encoding M14 family metallopeptidase codes for MFRQLAVATAAALVISGVGAAPAMASPPSSDLPDTVGVGVYEATVDEQGLATIAELGVDRAEGELRVEPAEDGTFAVQVVLPAVQAEQVRKQGIDLQPVVDEGAADQRMRSFSAEAVPEGVFRTYLGEGGIAEELAAQAAAYPDIAELVTFGTTWEGTEMQAVRVTRNPGKVAEGSRPTTVFLAAQHAREWITPEMVRRLLNEVLTSYGSDREITDLVRNTEMWFIPVANPDGYDFTFEVPPTSDDTGTRMWRKNLRDNNENGELDGGDGVDLNRNSPTRWGYDNEGSSPNPVSLTYRGPSPGSEPESEAIDALFGKITPEFFINYHSAAELLLHGIGWQVATPSPDDVIYEAMVGDDAHPAVPGYDPDISAELYTTNGDIDSHMQEAHGTLGFTPEMSTCLVAVGSDPEDDWTEEDCADNLQGFDFPDDEELIQAEFEKNIPFALAVAQSALDPDDPVSVVGRDAEDFRVDSFTVSYGDPQTVAVTAKRALTSKKLLYSINGARAVEATVSEWDGGERYGFENDDYYAEYRGVVNGAEPGDTVEVWFSGRASGKDVPNGEKAGPRESAHFTYEVAQDTDRSVLILANEDYTGYNPEPAPRNDGLKYLDERVEALAANGVTADVWDVDAQGVPHDLGVLGHYDAVLWYLGDNRLTQDQEDVVTSYFGTPLPNLAVAERQQYLTLAVRDYLNEGGKVAYDGETTAYYGLGASNFGGIWYGLDGAPEEDCVVTADPFSDCLLLADDFTQYWMGAYGRQNSGAESGTEGIAPPLDGITVEFGSNAELDNDVNEAGAFVVTSDVLPVDEFPQFASEGAAEYPDPFAAVEGDWAAAAGHVDDGYQRLGRTYDLTNLDATDLPAFAAQIAFDTEEGYDNVIVEARAVGTDDWTTLPEAGGATSSDVPTECEAGFLLDLHPWLLNYLTPGNPCAASGDTGDWNALTGSTLWIPVSYDLSAYAGGQVEVVVSYVTDPATGGLGAIIDDTKLVTTGGESQQEGFEQGLGAWQVLGSPEGSPENLSDWERSDGLAELASVTATEDTLLFGFGLEQLATDAEREAVMGRILAHFGI; via the coding sequence ATGTTCCGTCAGCTCGCCGTCGCCACCGCAGCGGCATTGGTCATCTCGGGGGTCGGCGCCGCGCCGGCCATGGCGAGTCCACCGTCATCCGACCTGCCGGATACCGTCGGCGTCGGCGTGTACGAGGCCACGGTCGATGAGCAGGGCCTCGCGACGATCGCCGAGCTCGGCGTCGACCGCGCCGAGGGCGAGCTCCGGGTCGAGCCGGCCGAGGACGGCACGTTCGCCGTGCAGGTCGTCCTGCCGGCCGTGCAGGCCGAGCAGGTCCGGAAGCAGGGCATCGACCTGCAGCCCGTGGTCGACGAGGGAGCGGCCGACCAGCGGATGCGCTCGTTCTCCGCTGAGGCGGTTCCCGAGGGCGTGTTCCGCACCTACCTCGGCGAGGGGGGCATCGCGGAGGAGCTCGCGGCCCAGGCGGCCGCGTATCCCGACATCGCCGAGCTCGTCACGTTCGGCACGACGTGGGAGGGCACCGAGATGCAGGCCGTCCGCGTGACGCGCAACCCCGGCAAGGTCGCCGAGGGCAGCCGTCCGACGACGGTGTTCCTCGCAGCGCAGCACGCGCGCGAGTGGATCACGCCCGAGATGGTGCGACGCCTGCTGAACGAGGTGCTGACGTCGTACGGGAGCGACCGCGAGATCACCGATCTCGTGAGGAACACGGAGATGTGGTTCATTCCCGTCGCGAACCCCGACGGATACGACTTCACGTTCGAGGTGCCCCCGACATCGGATGACACCGGCACCCGGATGTGGCGAAAGAACCTGCGCGACAACAACGAGAACGGCGAGCTCGACGGCGGCGACGGCGTCGACCTGAACCGCAACTCGCCGACGCGCTGGGGCTACGACAACGAGGGTTCGTCGCCGAACCCCGTCAGCCTCACCTACCGTGGTCCGTCGCCGGGCTCCGAGCCGGAGTCGGAGGCCATCGACGCGCTGTTCGGCAAGATCACGCCCGAGTTCTTCATCAACTACCACTCGGCCGCCGAGCTCCTGCTGCACGGCATCGGCTGGCAGGTCGCGACCCCGTCGCCCGATGACGTGATCTACGAGGCGATGGTCGGCGACGACGCGCACCCGGCCGTGCCCGGGTACGACCCCGACATCTCGGCGGAGCTCTACACGACGAACGGCGACATCGACTCCCACATGCAGGAGGCGCACGGGACGCTCGGCTTCACCCCCGAGATGTCGACCTGCCTCGTGGCGGTGGGATCGGATCCCGAGGACGACTGGACGGAGGAGGACTGCGCGGACAACCTGCAGGGCTTCGACTTCCCCGACGACGAGGAACTGATCCAGGCGGAGTTCGAGAAGAACATCCCGTTCGCCCTGGCCGTCGCGCAGTCGGCGCTCGACCCCGACGACCCGGTCTCGGTGGTCGGACGTGACGCCGAGGACTTCCGCGTCGACAGCTTCACGGTGTCGTACGGCGACCCGCAGACGGTGGCCGTCACCGCGAAGCGCGCGCTCACGTCGAAGAAGCTGCTCTACTCGATCAACGGCGCCCGTGCCGTCGAGGCGACCGTCTCCGAGTGGGACGGCGGCGAGCGCTACGGCTTCGAGAACGACGACTACTACGCGGAGTATCGCGGTGTCGTGAACGGCGCCGAGCCCGGCGACACGGTCGAGGTGTGGTTCTCGGGTCGGGCATCCGGGAAGGACGTCCCCAACGGCGAGAAGGCCGGACCCCGCGAGAGCGCGCACTTCACCTACGAGGTCGCGCAGGACACGGACCGTTCGGTGCTCATCCTCGCGAACGAGGACTACACGGGGTACAACCCCGAACCGGCGCCGCGCAACGACGGCCTGAAGTACCTCGACGAGCGCGTCGAGGCGCTCGCGGCGAACGGCGTGACGGCGGACGTCTGGGACGTGGACGCGCAGGGCGTGCCCCATGACCTCGGCGTGCTCGGCCACTACGACGCGGTGCTCTGGTACCTCGGCGACAACCGGTTGACGCAGGACCAGGAGGACGTCGTCACCTCGTACTTCGGCACGCCGCTGCCCAACCTGGCCGTCGCGGAGCGCCAGCAGTACCTCACGCTCGCGGTCCGCGACTACCTCAACGAGGGCGGCAAGGTCGCGTACGACGGCGAGACGACGGCGTACTACGGCCTCGGCGCCAGCAACTTCGGCGGCATCTGGTACGGACTCGACGGTGCGCCCGAAGAGGACTGCGTCGTCACGGCCGACCCGTTCTCCGACTGCCTCCTGCTCGCGGACGACTTCACCCAGTACTGGATGGGGGCGTACGGCCGGCAGAACTCCGGGGCGGAATCGGGCACCGAGGGCATCGCGCCTCCGCTCGACGGCATCACGGTCGAGTTCGGAAGCAACGCTGAGCTCGACAACGACGTCAACGAGGCGGGCGCGTTCGTCGTGACGAGCGACGTGCTCCCGGTCGACGAGTTCCCGCAGTTCGCGAGCGAGGGCGCCGCCGAGTACCCCGACCCGTTCGCGGCGGTCGAGGGTGACTGGGCTGCGGCGGCCGGCCACGTGGACGACGGCTACCAGCGGCTCGGTCGCACGTACGACCTGACGAACCTGGACGCGACCGACCTGCCGGCCTTCGCGGCCCAGATCGCCTTCGACACCGAGGAGGGCTACGACAACGTCATCGTCGAGGCGCGTGCGGTCGGAACCGACGACTGGACCACGTTGCCGGAGGCCGGCGGCGCGACCAGCTCGGACGTCCCGACGGAGTGCGAGGCGGGCTTCCTCCTCGACCTCCACCCGTGGCTGCTGAACTACCTCACTCCGGGCAACCCGTGCGCCGCTTCCGGCGACACGGGCGACTGGAACGCCCTGACCGGCTCCACGCTCTGGATTCCGGTCTCGTACGACCTCAGTGCGTACGCGGGCGGCCAGGTTGAGGTCGTGGTGAGCTACGTGACCGACCCGGCGACGGGCGGCCTCGGCGCCATCATCGACGACACGAAGCTGGTCACCACGGGCGGCGAGTCGCAGCAGGAGGGCTTCGAGCAGGGCCTCGGCGCCTGGCAGGTGCTCGGCTCCCCCGAGGGCAGCCCGGAGAACCTCTCCGACTGGGAGCGCTCGGACGGCCTCGCGGAGCTCGCGTCCGTGACCGCCACGGAGGACACGCTGCTCTTCGGCTTCGGCCTCGAGCAGCTGGCCACCGACGCCGAGCGCGAAGCGGTCATGGGCCGCATCCTGGCCCACTTCGGGATCTGA
- a CDS encoding M14 family metallopeptidase has product MAGSRSTASKRLVVGVAALAVAFSMLGPVGASAVGDDEGALDVYTADVTAAEAADLAAAGIEIADSRYTDTGVSVDVVLTAEEAKGLQERGLDVAVKKNKDGKSARQLAAEQAASGFEVFRSWDEPGGIRDELYQLAADNPQLVKLVVLGETHQGRELIALKLTQGAQGIADGSRPAVLHSSTQHAREWISTEVNRRLLTWYIDQWRANNIEVRDLLQNNELWFLVVANPDGYQYTFDTERLWRKNLRDNDGDGQVTRADGVDPNRNYPEHFGYDEEGSSSVISSDTYRGPAAGSEPETQAMMALFDRADFSFQINWHSFGQWLLYAEGWQTGTPTADDPIYFALSGNRDNPAIPDFEPGLSSDVLYVTNGETTDFAHAQRGTLAWTPELGEGIPGSMFVFPDDEELVQAEFERVLPYALDVAKSAADPENPVSHLGLETKPFYLKSDDTYKYGLPLANFTFDYSYGDPQEVRVIAKRSLGDVTLKYSIDGAPAVSAATEEWTGGDRYGGQTGVYYRVVSGLVTGTEPGDTVEVWFEGGGATSESFTYQAVEESTDDVLIVAAEDYTGASPVQRRGPNYLGFYEDALDANGTGFDVYDVDARGRIASDALGVLSHYDAVIWYTGEDIITREPGWAGGNASRLALDQILEVRDFLNEGGEVLYTGKYAGTQYNPGFVNLQFYDPTEANAQCHADPAVEARCRLLGGSGDLTNDTLQYWLGAFLVVNDAGTAFNANGKVQGLLDVLGVDTPFTGLDWGFNGGQSAKNQDHSNSFITTSGILDPAQYPQFESWVAGRWDRAGGPFEPHTGDAYVYSQIADVSYKRLTRTIDVPAGGAELSFWTSYDTEAEWDHVAVEARTAGGDDWTTLPDLNGNTTQSTGQSCPAGWRELHPQLDHYQTFVDETSCDATGTTGAWNAASGSSGGWQQWSVDLSDYAGGQVEVSIAYISDWATQGLGVFVDDIAVSTGEGTTSFEGGDTGGWEVTGPPEGSAPNANTFVFTTAAGFPEAAVVATPHSLTTGFGFEGITGADLRAEWMGRALEHLLD; this is encoded by the coding sequence ATGGCCGGATCTCGCTCCACTGCTTCCAAGCGCCTCGTGGTCGGCGTCGCCGCGCTCGCCGTGGCCTTCTCGATGCTGGGTCCCGTCGGCGCGAGCGCCGTCGGCGACGACGAGGGCGCACTCGACGTGTACACCGCGGACGTGACCGCCGCCGAGGCGGCCGACCTCGCCGCCGCCGGCATCGAGATCGCCGACAGCAGGTACACCGACACCGGCGTCAGCGTCGACGTGGTGCTCACCGCGGAGGAGGCGAAGGGCCTCCAGGAGCGTGGCCTCGACGTCGCGGTCAAGAAGAACAAGGACGGAAAGTCCGCCCGGCAGTTGGCGGCCGAGCAGGCCGCGTCGGGCTTCGAGGTGTTCCGGTCGTGGGACGAGCCCGGCGGCATCCGAGACGAGCTGTACCAGCTCGCCGCCGACAACCCGCAGCTGGTGAAGCTCGTGGTGCTCGGCGAGACCCACCAGGGTCGCGAGCTCATCGCCCTGAAGCTCACCCAGGGCGCCCAGGGCATCGCGGACGGGTCCCGCCCGGCGGTGCTGCACAGCTCGACGCAGCACGCCCGCGAGTGGATCTCGACCGAGGTGAACCGGCGGCTGCTGACCTGGTACATCGACCAGTGGCGCGCGAACAACATCGAGGTCAGGGACCTCCTGCAGAACAACGAGCTCTGGTTCCTCGTCGTGGCCAACCCCGACGGATACCAGTACACGTTCGACACCGAGCGGCTGTGGCGCAAGAACCTGCGCGACAACGACGGCGACGGCCAGGTCACCCGGGCCGACGGCGTCGACCCCAACCGCAACTACCCCGAGCACTTCGGCTACGACGAGGAGGGCTCGTCGTCGGTGATCTCGAGCGACACCTACCGCGGACCGGCGGCCGGATCCGAGCCCGAGACGCAGGCCATGATGGCGCTGTTCGACCGGGCCGACTTCTCGTTCCAGATCAACTGGCACTCGTTCGGGCAGTGGCTGCTGTACGCCGAGGGCTGGCAGACGGGCACGCCGACCGCGGATGACCCGATCTACTTCGCACTGTCGGGCAACCGAGACAACCCGGCCATCCCCGACTTCGAGCCGGGCCTGTCGTCCGACGTGCTCTACGTGACGAACGGCGAGACCACCGACTTCGCCCACGCCCAGCGGGGAACGCTCGCCTGGACGCCGGAGCTCGGCGAAGGCATTCCCGGTTCGATGTTCGTGTTCCCCGACGATGAGGAACTCGTGCAGGCCGAGTTCGAACGCGTGCTGCCGTATGCGCTCGACGTGGCGAAGTCCGCGGCCGACCCCGAGAACCCGGTCTCGCACCTGGGCCTCGAGACGAAGCCGTTCTACCTGAAGAGCGACGACACGTACAAGTACGGGCTGCCGCTGGCGAACTTCACGTTCGACTATTCCTACGGCGACCCGCAGGAGGTGCGCGTCATCGCGAAGCGCAGCCTGGGCGACGTGACCCTGAAGTACTCCATCGACGGCGCTCCGGCGGTCAGCGCAGCCACCGAGGAGTGGACGGGCGGTGACCGCTACGGCGGCCAGACGGGCGTCTACTACCGCGTCGTGAGCGGACTCGTCACCGGCACCGAGCCCGGCGACACCGTCGAGGTCTGGTTCGAGGGCGGCGGCGCGACGAGCGAGTCGTTCACCTACCAGGCCGTCGAGGAGTCGACCGATGACGTGCTCATCGTCGCGGCGGAGGACTACACGGGCGCCTCGCCGGTGCAGCGCCGCGGACCGAACTACCTCGGGTTCTACGAGGACGCGCTCGACGCGAACGGCACCGGGTTCGACGTGTACGACGTCGACGCGCGCGGCCGCATCGCCTCGGATGCGCTCGGCGTGCTCTCGCACTACGACGCCGTGATCTGGTACACGGGCGAGGACATCATCACCCGAGAACCCGGCTGGGCGGGCGGCAACGCCTCACGGCTGGCACTGGACCAGATCCTCGAGGTGCGCGACTTCCTCAACGAGGGCGGCGAGGTGCTCTACACCGGGAAGTACGCCGGCACGCAGTACAACCCCGGCTTCGTCAACCTCCAGTTCTACGACCCGACCGAGGCGAACGCGCAGTGCCATGCCGATCCTGCGGTCGAGGCGCGATGCCGGCTGCTCGGTGGGTCGGGCGACCTGACGAACGACACCCTGCAGTACTGGCTCGGTGCGTTCCTCGTCGTCAACGACGCGGGGACGGCCTTCAACGCCAATGGAAAGGTCCAGGGCCTCCTGGACGTGCTCGGCGTCGACACGCCGTTCACCGGCCTCGATTGGGGCTTCAACGGTGGCCAGAGCGCGAAGAACCAGGACCACAGCAACTCGTTCATCACCACGAGCGGCATCCTCGACCCGGCGCAGTACCCGCAGTTCGAGAGCTGGGTCGCCGGCAGGTGGGACCGTGCGGGCGGACCGTTCGAGCCGCACACCGGCGACGCCTACGTCTACTCGCAGATCGCCGACGTGTCGTACAAGCGCCTGACGCGCACGATCGACGTGCCCGCGGGCGGCGCCGAGCTGTCGTTCTGGACGTCGTACGACACCGAGGCCGAGTGGGACCACGTGGCCGTCGAGGCCCGAACGGCCGGAGGCGACGACTGGACGACGCTGCCCGACCTCAACGGGAACACCACCCAAAGCACCGGGCAGAGCTGCCCGGCCGGCTGGCGCGAGCTGCACCCGCAGCTCGACCACTACCAGACGTTCGTCGACGAGACGTCGTGCGACGCGACCGGCACCACCGGCGCGTGGAACGCGGCATCCGGAAGCTCGGGCGGCTGGCAGCAGTGGAGCGTCGACCTGTCGGACTACGCCGGCGGCCAGGTCGAGGTCTCGATCGCGTACATCAGCGACTGGGCCACCCAGGGGCTGGGCGTGTTCGTCGACGACATCGCGGTGTCGACCGGCGAAGGCACGACGTCGTTCGAGGGCGGCGACACCGGCGGCTGGGAGGTCACGGGCCCGCCCGAGGGCAGCGCCCCGAACGCGAACACCTTCGTCTTCACGACGGCCGCCGGGTTCCCCGAGGCCGCGGTGGTGGCGACGCCGCATTCGCTGACGACGGGCTTCGGGTTCGAGGGCATCACGGGCGCCGACCTGCGCGCCGAGTGGATGGGCCGCGCATTGGAGCACCTGCTCGACTGA
- a CDS encoding DEAD/DEAH box helicase, producing the protein MPAEPASRPGARGERPHDWRRAIASLTAAPSGLPAASDEKDAASRTSRDARPTAAPRPLAMQFELRRDVPRRPGEWQGRRDEPARRAASVDRLAVRPVTAGARGRWVKAGLTWQNIAYQASAGGFDHAQSRWFGQFALLKGGSTAVYQPSGSEWIALDEFESPLLWALLAEARRLGIALAGSTATPAVVVHDAASVALDATIGDDGDLVLEPIVRLGDEAADARPVQHVRRIGGHGLYRFDFDAGVLELAPLAAPLGPAESAALDDGRHVRVPAAEVPEFLRAHVHRLARSIAIVSRDDSFAPPAPPPATLVLDARHEPGDVLRLAWRWEHADGRATPVDASVAASAADPDLDDDLLARVADVLGWVPLEAVLLRGADAAEFTVERMPRLERLAERGALRIDVRGIRPDYRRAEGEPRLRITAVESQKADWFDLGVQLTVDGRPVPFQRLFTALAKGQRRLLLVDKTYLSLADPLFDPLRELIEEAGTVAEWETGTLPIHRSRMGLWADFEDLAHEAEPAVAWRRIVEGLSHGGVEELAPPEGLALPLRPYQLAGFRWLAFLWANRLGGVLADDMGLGKTVQALALMQHARNAVVAPSFLVVVPTSVASNWMREAARFTPDLRVATVTSTEARRRGRIAEAAASADVVVTTYAVLRLEAAAFAALEWGGLLLDEAQFVKNSATKVHDAARGIRAPFRLAMTGTPIENHVGDLWAILRIVAPGLFPSRRAFDETYRRPIEQDGNVERRERLRRRIRPLILRRTKELVAPELPPKQEQVLAVELAPAHRRLYDATLQRERQKLLGLVDDLDRQRFIVYRSLTLLRMLALDAALIDEERYAGYPSAKLDALFEQLDDVLAEGHRALVFSQFTSFLGRARARLDAAGIPSAYLDGSTPVRRRDAEIARFRAGEASVFLISLKAGGFGLNLTEADYVFLLDPWWNPASESQAVDRAHRIGQAKQVMVYRLVAQGTIEEKVMALKARKGELVASILDAWADAASSRGGDAGVASGPAGRRGAGLRAAETLTADDLRQLLEG; encoded by the coding sequence ATGCCCGCCGAGCCCGCCTCCCGCCCCGGCGCGCGCGGCGAACGGCCGCACGACTGGCGTCGCGCGATCGCCTCGCTCACGGCTGCGCCCTCGGGTCTGCCGGCGGCGTCCGACGAGAAGGATGCCGCGTCGCGGACTTCGCGCGACGCCCGACCGACCGCCGCTCCGCGCCCCCTCGCGATGCAGTTCGAGCTGCGCCGCGACGTGCCCCGACGGCCCGGGGAGTGGCAGGGGCGCCGCGACGAGCCCGCCCGGCGCGCGGCATCCGTCGACCGGCTCGCGGTGCGCCCGGTCACCGCCGGCGCGCGGGGTCGCTGGGTCAAGGCCGGGCTCACGTGGCAGAACATCGCCTACCAGGCGAGCGCCGGCGGATTCGACCACGCGCAGTCGCGATGGTTCGGGCAGTTCGCGCTGCTGAAGGGCGGCTCGACCGCGGTGTACCAGCCCTCCGGGTCCGAGTGGATCGCGCTCGACGAGTTCGAGAGCCCCCTGCTCTGGGCGCTGCTCGCCGAGGCGCGACGGCTCGGCATCGCGCTCGCCGGATCGACGGCGACGCCCGCGGTCGTCGTGCACGACGCGGCATCCGTGGCGCTCGACGCGACGATCGGCGACGACGGCGACCTCGTGCTCGAGCCGATCGTGCGCCTCGGCGACGAGGCCGCGGACGCTCGCCCGGTGCAGCACGTGCGCCGGATCGGCGGCCACGGCCTCTACCGCTTCGACTTCGACGCCGGGGTGCTCGAGCTCGCGCCCCTGGCGGCGCCGCTCGGGCCTGCCGAGTCCGCCGCGCTCGACGACGGCCGCCACGTGCGAGTGCCCGCCGCGGAGGTCCCCGAGTTCCTGCGGGCGCACGTCCACCGGCTCGCGCGGTCGATCGCGATCGTGAGCCGCGACGACAGCTTCGCGCCGCCGGCGCCGCCGCCCGCGACGCTCGTGCTCGACGCGCGGCACGAGCCCGGCGACGTGCTGCGGCTCGCGTGGCGGTGGGAGCACGCCGACGGGCGCGCGACCCCGGTCGACGCGTCCGTGGCCGCCTCCGCCGCCGACCCCGACCTCGACGACGACCTGCTCGCCCGGGTCGCCGACGTGCTCGGCTGGGTGCCGCTCGAGGCGGTGCTCCTGCGCGGCGCCGACGCCGCCGAGTTCACGGTCGAGCGGATGCCGCGACTCGAGCGCCTGGCCGAGCGCGGTGCGCTGCGCATCGACGTGCGCGGCATCCGGCCCGACTACCGCCGTGCCGAAGGCGAGCCGCGCCTGCGGATCACGGCCGTCGAGTCGCAGAAGGCCGACTGGTTCGACCTCGGCGTGCAGCTCACCGTCGACGGTCGACCCGTGCCGTTCCAGCGGCTCTTCACCGCGCTCGCGAAGGGCCAGCGCCGCCTGCTGCTCGTCGACAAGACGTACCTCTCGCTCGCGGATCCCCTGTTCGATCCGCTCCGCGAGCTCATCGAGGAGGCCGGCACGGTCGCCGAATGGGAGACCGGCACGCTCCCCATCCACCGCAGTCGCATGGGACTCTGGGCCGACTTCGAGGACCTCGCGCACGAGGCCGAACCCGCGGTCGCCTGGCGTCGCATCGTCGAGGGGCTCTCGCACGGGGGCGTCGAGGAACTGGCACCGCCCGAGGGGCTCGCGCTGCCGTTGCGGCCGTACCAGCTCGCGGGGTTCCGGTGGCTGGCGTTCCTGTGGGCGAACCGGCTCGGCGGCGTCCTCGCCGACGATATGGGGCTCGGCAAGACGGTGCAGGCGCTCGCGCTCATGCAGCACGCGCGCAACGCGGTGGTCGCACCCTCGTTCCTCGTCGTCGTCCCCACGTCGGTCGCGTCGAACTGGATGCGCGAGGCGGCGCGCTTCACGCCCGACCTCCGGGTCGCCACGGTCACCTCGACCGAGGCGCGGCGTCGCGGCCGCATCGCGGAGGCCGCGGCATCCGCCGACGTCGTGGTCACGACCTACGCGGTGCTGCGGCTCGAGGCCGCAGCGTTCGCCGCGCTCGAGTGGGGCGGGCTCCTGCTCGACGAGGCGCAGTTCGTGAAAAACTCCGCGACGAAGGTGCACGACGCCGCCCGCGGCATCCGTGCGCCGTTCCGGCTCGCCATGACCGGCACGCCGATCGAGAACCACGTGGGCGACCTGTGGGCGATCCTGCGGATCGTCGCGCCCGGCCTGTTCCCGTCGCGGCGCGCGTTCGACGAGACCTACCGCCGCCCGATCGAGCAGGACGGCAACGTCGAGCGGCGCGAGCGGCTGCGCCGCCGCATCCGCCCGCTCATCCTGCGCCGCACGAAGGAGCTGGTCGCGCCCGAGCTGCCGCCGAAGCAGGAGCAGGTGCTCGCCGTCGAGCTCGCGCCCGCGCACCGGCGCCTCTACGACGCGACCCTGCAGCGCGAGCGGCAGAAGCTCCTCGGCCTCGTCGACGACCTCGACCGCCAGCGATTCATCGTCTACCGCTCGCTCACCTTGCTGCGCATGCTCGCGCTCGACGCCGCGCTCATCGACGAGGAGCGGTACGCCGGCTACCCGTCGGCCAAGCTCGACGCGCTGTTCGAGCAGCTCGACGACGTGCTCGCGGAGGGGCATCGGGCGCTCGTGTTCAGCCAGTTCACCTCGTTCCTCGGGCGCGCGAGGGCTCGACTGGATGCCGCGGGCATCCCCTCCGCGTACCTCGACGGGTCGACGCCGGTGCGACGCCGCGACGCCGAGATCGCGCGGTTCCGCGCCGGCGAGGCATCCGTGTTCCTCATCAGCCTGAAGGCGGGCGGGTTCGGCCTCAACCTCACCGAGGCCGACTACGTGTTCCTGCTCGACCCGTGGTGGAATCCGGCGAGCGAGTCCCAGGCCGTCGACCGCGCCCACCGCATCGGCCAGGCGAAGCAGGTCATGGTCTACCGGCTCGTCGCGCAGGGCACCATCGAGGAGAAGGTCATGGCGCTGAAGGCGCGCAAGGGCGAGCTGGTCGCGTCGATCCTCGACGCCTGGGCGGATGCCGCGAGCTCGCGTGGCGGCGATGCGGGCGTCGCGTCGGGCCCCGCAGGCCGGCGGGGCGCCGGCCTGCGCGCGGCCGAGACGCTCACGGCCGACGACCTGCGGCAGCTGCTCGAGGGGTGA